In Streptomyces sp. TLI_146, the genomic stretch GATAGCCGCCGAAAGCTTCCGCCCTGGTCGACTGGCGGTCCATGGTGCCCTCCACGCACAGCGGGAACGCGTCGATCAGGAAGCCGACCCCGGTGGGGCCGTTCTGGTACGAGCTGACCCGCCCGGCCGGATAGCCGAGGCCGGTGAGCGCGGTGCGGGTGCTCTCGGGGGCGAAGTCACGGCGCTTGCGCAGCGGTTCGAGCGCCCGCTCGACGCGTCCGACGGCCTGGAGCCCTTCGCAGCGCCGCTTGCCGTGCAGCGGGAGGGGAACCATGAACCCGTGGTTCTCGGCGTAGTGGTCGGCGGGCGGCACGGCCGGGGTCGTGCCGGCCGTCGCAGGCGCCGACGTGGGGCTCTCGCTCGGACACGGGGAGTCCACCGGCGTGCTGGGCGTCGCCACCGGGGTCCGCGAGGGCGTCCGGTCCGCACCGGCGCCGCTCCCCGCCCGCTCGGTGCCGCACCCCGTCAGCAGCAGGGCCAGCACCGCCATCGGCAGCATCCCGGCCCGTATCCGCCCCGTGCTGATCATCGTCATGACGCGATTCTCCCCCGCGCGGTCGAGGCCGAGGTCACCACACCCGCCAAATAGGCTTGTTCGCCGTTCCGGCGCCGCACTACCTTGCTCAGGTGGATCTCTTCTCACGCTCGTGGACGGCGTTGCGCACGGCGGTCGCCGACCTCCCGGACGAGGACTTCGAGCGGCCGTCCGGCTGCACCGGCTGGCTCGTACGGGATCTCGTCTGCCACCTGGTCATCGACGCGCAGGACGTCCTGATCACCCTCGCCACCCCCGCCGACGGGGAACCGACCGTCGACGCGGTGACGTACTGGACCGTCGAGGACCGGCCGCCGACCGGCGAGGACCCGCTCGACGCGCTGACCGTACGGCTGGCCGCCGCATATCAGGAACCGCGTCTGCTCACGTTCCACCTCGACGACGTCGGCTCCGCCGCCGGCCGCGCCGCCCGGCTCGCGGATCCCACCGCCCGGGTGAGCACCCGCGACGAGGTGCTGACCGTGGCCGACTACCTCTCCGCGTACGTCCTGGAGTGGACGCTGCACCACCTCGACCTGATCGCGCACCTACCGGAGGTGCCCGGGCCGCCCACCGAGGGCCTGGCCCGGACCCGCGCGATGCTGGAGGAGATCGCCGGTGCGGCGTTCCCCGCGTCGTTCACCGACACCGACGCGCTCCTGATCGGCACCGGCCGCCGGGCTCCGACGGCGGCCGAGAAGGCCGAACTCGGCGCGCTGGCCGCGCGGTTGCCGTTCGTCCTGGGCTGACCGGGCCCCGAGGCCCGGGGCTCACGCCGTGGATGGTGTGCGGGTGTAGAGGTCGGCGAGGGTACGGACGTGGCAGCACAGCGCCCACGGGTCGAGGGGCTTGAGGAGGATCCCGGCGGCGCCGAGCTTGAACGCGAGCTGGGCGAGCCGGTTGTCGCGGCTGGTGCCGGTGACCAGCAGGACGGGCAGGTCGCGGGTCTGGTCCAGGCGATGGAGGTAGTCCAGCGTCTGCAGGCCGTCGATGTGCGGCATCACGACGTCCATCACCACGGCGGCCACGGGCTCGCGCAGCACCGTTTTCAGGGCCTGTTCGCCGCTGGTGGCCCGCAGGACCGGGCGGCCCAGCGGAGTGAGGGCGTGCTCCAGGGCGAACAGGTTGTCCTCGTGGTCGTCGACCAGCAGAAGCGCCTGCCCGGGTTCCGGCGGCGAACCGCTTCCGGACACACGGGAAGAAGGAGGTGGTACGGGCACAGACGGCTCCCACTGATCGGCTGCATGGCGATGAGCAGGGCAGCCGCTTCCTGACCACTCCGGAACCGAGCATATCCAGATCCGGCGGGCCGGTGCCACCGGGTCCGGGTCCCTCACGAGTGCCCTCACCATTGCCCTCGGCGGCAAGGGAGTTCAGCTCGTGCCGGACCCGGATCCAGTCACTGCTCGGCGAGGAGGTACGGCAGTTTGCGCATGTCGTGGAAGACGACGGTGTCCGGGCCTTCGAGCCGCTCGGCCGGAGTCAGCCCTCCGGCATAGCCGAAGGCGCGCATCCCGGCGGCCCGGGCGGCCTCGACGCCGGGACGGCTGTCCTCGACCACCACACACGCGGCCGGGTCGACACCCATCCGCCGGGCCGCGTACAGGAACAGGTCCGGCGCCGGCTTGCCGCGCGCGACTTCGGTGGCACTGTGGATACGCCCCTCGAAGCGCTCGTACAGACCGGTGCGGCCGAGGGTGTGGCGCATCTTGTCGTGGGAACCGCTGGAGGCGACACACGTCGGCAGGGTGATCGCGTCGAGCGCCTCGGGCAGCCCGTCGACGGGCAACAGCCCCGCGTCCACCGCCTCCCGGTGGAGCACCTCGAACCGCTCCCGCCAGACGAGCGCTGTCTCCGCGCCCAGCCGGGCGGTGATCTGCTCGCCTATCGAGGCGTTGGAGCGCCCGATGAAACGGTCGATGACCTCGTCCTCGGTGAGCGGCCACCCCAGCTCCGCGCCGAGGGCGACCTGTACGCGCACGGCGATGCGTTCACTGTCGACCAGCACACCGTCGCAGTCGAATATCACGAGTTCAATCGGCTTGATCATCGTCGCAGCATAGAGCCGATCACGAATCCGAACGCGTGCCCGTATCGGTATCCGCGTCCGTGTCTCTCGACCCGCCCAGGGCGTGCAGGTGCTCCAACGCGTCCATTACGACGGTGCGTTCGTGCCAGGCAAGCCAGCGCCCGACCTGGTGACCGGTGGCGACGAGGGCCTTCTCCTGGGCCGGGTGCAGATCCTTCGTGGGGCGCTCCAGGTGCGCGGACACCATGCCCAGGCACGCGCCCGACTCGCCGACCAGCGGAACGCTGTGGCAGGCGCGGCTGCCCGCCACGAGGATGGTGTGTCGTGCCTCTTCGGTGAACACCGGGTCGGCGGCCACATCGTGCACGGTGGTCAACGCCACGTCTCTGGCCGCCTTCGCACACGACGTACCGTCCTCGCCCACGAAGGCGAAGAACTCCACGAAGTGCTCGCTGAGGCCGGTGTGGTGTTCCATGCGCAGCCCGTTGGCGGCGCGGTCGGCGATCTGTACGTTGCCCATGTCGGTGCCCGTCACGGCCAGGGTCTGCGACAGGACCGCGCCGAGCACCGCGCTCCGGTTGGCCCGGCCCGGGTCGTCCACACCGACCGTGTCCAGGAGCGGCGGCTTTCGGCGCACCCGTCCCGGGAACCACAACTCCTGCGGGTCGTCGGGTCTTTGGGTACGCACCACGGCCTCGGCCAGCACGCGCAGTTTCACGTTGAAACGTTGCGAAGACTGGCGCAGCAGCGCGAACGCGCTCTCGGCGTCGGGCAGTCGGTAGCGCTCCTGCAGGATGCCCTGGGCGT encodes the following:
- a CDS encoding maleylpyruvate isomerase N-terminal domain-containing protein; amino-acid sequence: MDLFSRSWTALRTAVADLPDEDFERPSGCTGWLVRDLVCHLVIDAQDVLITLATPADGEPTVDAVTYWTVEDRPPTGEDPLDALTVRLAAAYQEPRLLTFHLDDVGSAAGRAARLADPTARVSTRDEVLTVADYLSAYVLEWTLHHLDLIAHLPEVPGPPTEGLARTRAMLEEIAGAAFPASFTDTDALLIGTGRRAPTAAEKAELGALAARLPFVLG
- a CDS encoding two-component system response regulator, yielding MSGSGSPPEPGQALLLVDDHEDNLFALEHALTPLGRPVLRATSGEQALKTVLREPVAAVVMDVVMPHIDGLQTLDYLHRLDQTRDLPVLLVTGTSRDNRLAQLAFKLGAAGILLKPLDPWALCCHVRTLADLYTRTPSTA
- a CDS encoding HAD family phosphatase; this translates as MIKPIELVIFDCDGVLVDSERIAVRVQVALGAELGWPLTEDEVIDRFIGRSNASIGEQITARLGAETALVWRERFEVLHREAVDAGLLPVDGLPEALDAITLPTCVASSGSHDKMRHTLGRTGLYERFEGRIHSATEVARGKPAPDLFLYAARRMGVDPAACVVVEDSRPGVEAARAAGMRAFGYAGGLTPAERLEGPDTVVFHDMRKLPYLLAEQ
- a CDS encoding ANTAR domain-containing protein, which produces MGDMGKGDGRYGGGEGEEVARLREEVRNLRAQVRSRPLISHAQGILQERYRLPDAESAFALLRQSSQRFNVKLRVLAEAVVRTQRPDDPQELWFPGRVRRKPPLLDTVGVDDPGRANRSAVLGAVLSQTLAVTGTDMGNVQIADRAANGLRMEHHTGLSEHFVEFFAFVGEDGTSCAKAARDVALTTVHDVAADPVFTEEARHTILVAGSRACHSVPLVGESGACLGMVSAHLERPTKDLHPAQEKALVATGHQVGRWLAWHERTVVMDALEHLHALGGSRDTDADTDTGTRSDS